A single Vulpes lagopus strain Blue_001 chromosome 3, ASM1834538v1, whole genome shotgun sequence DNA region contains:
- the CLDN3 gene encoding claudin-3 — protein sequence MSMGLEIAGTSLAVLGWLSTIVCCALPMWRVTAFIGSSIITAQITWEGLWMNCVVQSTGQMQCKVYDSLLALPQDLQAARALIVVSILLAAFGLLVALVGAQCTNCVQDDTAKAKITIVAGVLFLLAALLTLVPVSWSANTIIRDFYNPLVPDAQKREMGTGLYVGWAAAALQLLGGALLCCSCPPRDKKYAPTKIVYSAPRSAGPGTSTAYDRKDYV from the coding sequence ATGTCCATGGGCCTGGAGATCGCGGGCACGTCGCTGGCCGTGCTGGGCTGGCTGAGCACCATCGTGTGCTGCGCGCTGCCCATGTGGCGCGTGACGGCCTTCATCGGCAGCAGCATCATCACGGCGCAGATCACCTGGGAGGGCCTGTGGATGAACTGCGTGGTGCAGAGCACCGGCCAGATGCAGTGCAAGGTGTACGACTCGCTGCTGGCGCTGCCGCAGGACCTGCAGGCGGCCCGCGCCCTCATCGTCGTGTCCATCCTGCTGGCCGCCTTCGGGCTCCTCGTGGCACTCGTGGGCGCCCAGTGCACCAACTGCGTGCAGGACGACACGGCCAAGGCCAAGATCACCATCGTGGCGGGAGTGCTCTTCCTGCTGGCCGCCTTGCTCACCCTGGTGCCGGTGTCCTGGTCGGCCAACACCATCATCCGGGACTTCTACAACCCGCTGGTGCCGGACGCGCAGAAGCGGGAGATGGGCACGGGCCTGTACGTGGGCTGGGCGGCCGCGGCCCTGCAGCTGCTGGGGGGCGCGCTGCTCTGCTGCTCCTGCCCGCCGCGCGACAAGAAGTACGCGCCCACCAAGATCGTCTACTCCGCGCCGCGCTCCGCCGGCCCCGGCACCAGCACAGCCTACGACCGCAAGGACTACGTGTGA